The Sandaracinobacteroides saxicola nucleotide sequence AGCCGGGTTTCCAGGCGGGCGAGGTGGGCGCCGATGCAGAAATGCGCGCCGGCGCCGAAGCCGACATGCGGATTGGGGTGGCGGCCGGGGTCGAAGATGTCCGGGTCGGCGAAGACGCGCTCGTCGCGGTTGGCGCTGTTGAACCAGAGCACGACCTTGTCGCCGGCGCGGATCGGCTGATCGCAGAGCGTCATGTCCTCCATCGCGGTGCGGCGCATCTGGAGCACCGGGGAGACGAAGCGGCACATTTCCTCCACGCATGACCCCACCAGGGTCGGGTCGGCGCGCAATCTGTCGAGCGCGCCGGGTGTTTCGACCAGCGCCTCCAGGCCTTCCGCCAGCAGGAAGCGCGTGGTTTCGTTGCCGGCGACGGTCAGCAGCATGAAATAGGCGTCGAGGATCTCGTCGCGGTGGGGGCCGTCGAAATGGCCGGCCAGCGCGCTTGCCACATCGTCGGCGGGGGAGAGCCGCTTGCCGTCGGCCAGCGTACGGAAATAGCGGAACAGGGCGGCGCGGGCTTCGGCCTGCTCGGTGTCGGTGGCGTGCACGTCGCTCATGGCGTTGGCCCAGCGGGTCAACTGCGGCGCGTCGGCGTCGGGCACGCCCAGCACCTCGGCGATGACGATCATCGGCAGTTGCAAGGCGATCGTTTCGACGAAATCGAAGGGGCGGTTGACGGGGGCGGCATCGATCAGCCGGTCGACGATGGTGGCGATGCGGTCGCCGTGGCGGGCCATGGCGGCGCGTCTGAAGGCGTCGAGGCCGGGGGCGCGCAGCGGGCCGTGGATCGGCTGGTCGGCGTTGTGGACGCTGGGGTGGCCATGGCCCTCGGCGCGCTTGTCCTTGATCTGGGTGCCGCGGCCCGACCCCAGCCGGCGGTTGTCCCGCGCGGCGGTGACGACATCGGCGTGGCGGGTGAGGTTCCAGAAGCCCTGGCCGCCCGGCTCCGGGTTCCAGAACGGCGGCGCCCGGTCGCGCAGGCGCCGGAACAGCGCGGCTTCCTGGCGCCGCGCGAAGACCGAGGTGTCGAGCAGGTCGATCGGCGGATGGGCAAGCGCGGCGGTGGCCATCAGTCGGGCGCCTTTGCGAACAGGGTGCGATACCAGATGCGGCCGCAGACCCGGCCCAGGTCGTCCAGCTGCTCGGGACGGGGGCGGACGCGGGCGAGCCCGACCTGGACATAGGCGAGCTGTTCGCCCATCGAGCCGAGGGCTTCGGCGGTGAGCGCGGGATCGATGCCGGCATCGATCAGGCCGTCGGCGCGGAGCCGGGTGAGCCAGGCGGTGTTGCGTTCCGCGAAGATGCCGCGGATCTGCAACCAGAAGTCGAGGAAGCCGCCGGCGTCGCCCGCGGCCGCTGCCTCCCGCGCGACACGCAGCAGGTGGCGGTGGTCGGCGTAGAGGTGGAAGAAGGCGATGTTGCGGCGGATGAGGTCGGCCTCGGTCGGCACGCGCCCGGCGCCGGGTTCGCGGCTGGTGCGGGCCGAAATCTCCCGATACAGCCCTTCGAGGACGGCGAGCAGGATCGCCGATTTGTCCGCGAAGTGGCGGTAGAAGTTGCCGTGGCTGGTGTGGGCCAGCGCGACGATGTCGGCAACGCGGGTGCGTTCGAAGCCATAGTTGGCGAAACATTCCGCCGCGGCCGCCAGCAGGCGTTCACGCATGGCGGCGCCCTTGCGTGTGGCGGGCGCCTCCTGCGGGATTTGGCGGGCTGTTTCCACGATCACCCTCGTGCACGATGATGCTTGGCAAAAGATGATACGGATGTCATTTATTCGCGCAAGCGAAAAGCGCGGGCGAAGTCGGGGAGGCGGATTTGGCGGAGCATTATGATGGCGCGCGGGCGGTGGCGACCGTGACCGCGGAAAGTGCCGCCGCCGGCCGTTGGATCGTGGATAATGCGCCGTCGCCGCGCTACCCGATCTATACCCGGGCCAATGTGGGCGAGGTGTTTCCCGAGGTGGTGCAGCCGCTGAGCTGGACGCTGTGGGGCATCCGCCATGCCGAGCCGGGCTGGCGGGAGGCGTTCGCCAATCTGGGGGCGTTCGACCTCACTGAGTTCACGCCGGACCGGATGGAGGTGCTCG carries:
- a CDS encoding cytochrome P450, encoding MATAALAHPPIDLLDTSVFARRQEAALFRRLRDRAPPFWNPEPGGQGFWNLTRHADVVTAARDNRRLGSGRGTQIKDKRAEGHGHPSVHNADQPIHGPLRAPGLDAFRRAAMARHGDRIATIVDRLIDAAPVNRPFDFVETIALQLPMIVIAEVLGVPDADAPQLTRWANAMSDVHATDTEQAEARAALFRYFRTLADGKRLSPADDVASALAGHFDGPHRDEILDAYFMLLTVAGNETTRFLLAEGLEALVETPGALDRLRADPTLVGSCVEEMCRFVSPVLQMRRTAMEDMTLCDQPIRAGDKVVLWFNSANRDERVFADPDIFDPGRHPNPHVGFGAGAHFCIGAHLARLETRLFLESFLRRIARVAIVEPATRNPSNWFAATHRLMVEWA
- a CDS encoding TetR/AcrR family transcriptional regulator, which translates into the protein MRERLLAAAAECFANYGFERTRVADIVALAHTSHGNFYRHFADKSAILLAVLEGLYREISARTSREPGAGRVPTEADLIRRNIAFFHLYADHRHLLRVAREAAAAGDAGGFLDFWLQIRGIFAERNTAWLTRLRADGLIDAGIDPALTAEALGSMGEQLAYVQVGLARVRPRPEQLDDLGRVCGRIWYRTLFAKAPD